A region from the Lentisphaera profundi genome encodes:
- a CDS encoding MASE1 domain-containing protein, protein MLYPNLAIVILYICLAKFALLFAIGPGFSTPIWPASGLALAVVLKWGKQILPAIFLGSFLTNTMQQGIDNPNTLYINAFIGLGACLQAFTGAYLIRRFSKAHTPLDSITEISKFFFWGGIISCLIGASIGNFTLLKFNIITTHDFFHSFLTWWFGDLLGIVSVSILFLSWISKENISWQKRRLAITVTALISYALMIFILLLADHVKTRESQYIFEQKSALISEKFTDHMHQHLAIGHYVEGLFQSSQEVTHDEFKIFTNTTFINEADSPFIEWHERIPHHKRPLYEQQQGISTILALDSSDNFVRAKKNNEYVVTTYTKHKQDFGIALGLDINSIKSNQYSLKQARDSGKYVITASKMCHHKQSCMTIFYPIYDKKVENSILSRQTHLIGYISSHLHIKTFMTHLLTDLDVNDLNLEIVDITDSKQTQVIFSLVGKNYQPRNKLLRYSLLAPLSFHKWQINITANKSFWAASQIEQLLFMLLTVLIISTLLNGITLIVTAQYAEADKMYSLKMNLLKQETLAKVAADDANHAKSSFLANMSHEIRTPMNAILGFSELLNKMDLPKTPKKFINNIHDNGKALLNLINDILDISKVESGKMELSYEASSIHEFISNLEALFLLKMDEKNLQFNISIDEQSPDYLMLDLSKLRQVLINLINNSIKFTPKNGRISLSVSTHESAVSNCTNLIISLEDTGIGIPSDQIETIFQPFQQRVGQSQEQYGGTGLGLAISLDFIHLMKGDIKLKSTVNKGSLFTITLPDVPIADITQSGPSKLELATTIAFDPAVILVCDDSPINLELIRHMLENFPFTLVECQNGKEALEHLKITSCDLILLDVMMPVMNGYELAKELKNDIKLQNIPRIALTAIALKSEQVEIRSLCQELLSKPLTQDQLLQKLALFLPHKINTHTHTHLILTIK, encoded by the coding sequence ATGCTCTACCCTAATTTGGCTATAGTTATACTCTATATCTGTTTAGCTAAATTTGCCTTACTATTCGCTATCGGACCAGGATTCTCTACCCCCATTTGGCCGGCTTCAGGATTAGCACTAGCAGTGGTTTTAAAATGGGGCAAACAGATTCTTCCTGCCATCTTCTTGGGCTCCTTTCTTACGAACACTATGCAACAAGGGATCGATAATCCTAATACCTTATACATCAATGCTTTTATTGGCTTAGGAGCCTGCCTTCAAGCTTTTACAGGGGCGTATTTAATTCGGCGTTTCTCCAAGGCTCATACACCACTAGATAGCATCACTGAAATCAGTAAGTTTTTTTTCTGGGGTGGAATCATTTCTTGTCTCATTGGAGCGAGTATCGGGAATTTCACTCTACTGAAATTTAACATCATCACGACCCATGATTTTTTTCATAGTTTTCTTACCTGGTGGTTCGGAGACCTTTTGGGAATTGTATCGGTGAGTATATTATTTTTATCATGGATATCTAAAGAAAATATTTCATGGCAAAAACGGCGTTTAGCCATCACTGTAACCGCTCTAATCAGCTATGCCCTTATGATCTTTATTTTATTGCTGGCTGATCATGTGAAAACGAGAGAATCTCAGTATATATTTGAGCAAAAATCGGCACTTATTTCAGAGAAATTCACTGATCACATGCATCAACATTTAGCCATTGGTCATTATGTAGAAGGTCTTTTCCAAAGTAGCCAAGAAGTGACACATGATGAGTTCAAGATTTTTACTAACACTACATTTATAAACGAAGCTGATTCTCCATTCATTGAATGGCACGAACGTATACCTCACCATAAACGCCCCCTCTACGAGCAACAACAGGGTATCTCTACTATCTTAGCACTAGATAGTTCTGACAACTTTGTGAGAGCCAAAAAAAATAACGAGTATGTAGTGACTACTTATACTAAACATAAACAAGACTTCGGGATTGCCCTAGGTCTAGATATTAACTCCATCAAAAGTAATCAATACTCACTCAAGCAAGCCCGTGACTCAGGGAAATACGTCATTACTGCTTCAAAAATGTGCCACCATAAGCAATCTTGCATGACTATATTTTATCCTATTTACGATAAAAAGGTCGAAAATAGTATTCTCAGTCGACAAACTCATTTAATTGGTTACATCTCAAGTCATCTTCATATAAAAACTTTTATGACTCACCTGCTTACGGATTTAGATGTGAATGACCTTAATCTAGAAATTGTAGATATTACTGACAGCAAGCAGACGCAAGTGATTTTCAGTCTCGTCGGCAAGAATTATCAGCCAAGGAATAAGCTTCTAAGATATTCTTTACTTGCTCCTCTCTCTTTCCATAAATGGCAGATTAACATTACGGCTAACAAGTCATTTTGGGCGGCTTCTCAAATTGAACAGCTACTTTTTATGCTGCTTACGGTTTTAATCATATCGACCTTATTAAATGGTATCACTTTAATTGTCACTGCCCAATACGCCGAAGCCGATAAAATGTACTCGCTCAAAATGAACTTATTAAAACAAGAAACTTTAGCTAAAGTTGCTGCTGATGACGCCAACCATGCCAAAAGCTCTTTTCTCGCTAATATGAGTCACGAAATTAGAACACCCATGAATGCCATCTTAGGTTTTTCTGAGCTACTCAATAAAATGGACCTACCTAAAACCCCAAAAAAATTCATTAACAATATTCATGATAATGGCAAGGCATTATTGAATTTAATTAATGATATCCTTGATATATCTAAAGTGGAATCAGGTAAAATGGAACTTAGCTACGAAGCAAGCTCTATTCATGAATTTATATCGAATCTTGAAGCATTATTTTTACTCAAAATGGATGAGAAAAATCTTCAATTTAATATATCAATTGATGAGCAATCACCCGACTACCTTATGCTTGATCTAAGTAAGCTTCGCCAAGTGCTAATCAATCTCATTAACAATTCTATTAAGTTCACTCCAAAAAACGGGCGTATTAGTTTGAGCGTCTCCACCCATGAGTCAGCTGTGTCCAACTGTACTAATTTAATTATTTCACTTGAGGATACAGGCATTGGTATTCCCTCCGATCAAATAGAGACAATTTTTCAGCCCTTCCAACAACGTGTAGGACAGTCACAGGAACAATATGGAGGCACTGGACTAGGATTGGCTATCAGTCTTGATTTTATTCACTTAATGAAGGGGGATATCAAGTTGAAAAGTACCGTCAATAAAGGTTCCTTATTCACTATTACTCTTCCCGATGTTCCCATCGCTGATATCACTCAATCGGGACCATCTAAATTAGAACTCGCTACAACAATAGCGTTTGATCCCGCAGTTATCTTAGTCTGTGATGATTCCCCTATCAACCTAGAGTTAATACGTCATATGCTCGAAAACTTCCCTTTTACACTAGTTGAATGTCAGAATGGCAAAGAAGCCTTGGAACATTTAAAAATAACTTCATGTGATCTCATTTTACTCGATGTGATGATGCCTGTAATGAATGGTTACGAACTTGCGAAAGAATTGAAAAATGATATAAAACTACAAAACATCCCGAGAATTGCTTTAACCGCAATAGCACTGAAATCTGAACAAGTAGAGATTCGTTCTCTGTGTCAAGAATTACTAAGTAAACCCCTTACACAAGATCAACTCCTGCAAAAACTAGCTCTATTTTTACCCCATAAAATCAACACACACACACACACACATCTGATACTCACCATTAAGTAA
- a CDS encoding BlaI/MecI/CopY family transcriptional regulator, whose translation MNISDAEFEVMRVIWASKEPLASKMIISELTERTDWKPKTMQTLISRLVKKQALDFTQEGRTYTYFAKVSEEQCLAEVSEGFLEQFFGGSLMPMLSHFAGSKKISKEEADLLRKLLDENQS comes from the coding sequence ATGAATATATCCGATGCAGAATTTGAAGTGATGCGTGTCATTTGGGCAAGTAAAGAACCCCTAGCATCCAAAATGATCATTTCAGAACTAACTGAAAGAACAGACTGGAAACCTAAGACAATGCAAACTTTGATAAGCCGCCTCGTAAAAAAGCAGGCACTAGATTTTACACAAGAAGGACGCACTTATACTTATTTCGCCAAGGTGAGTGAAGAACAATGTTTAGCGGAAGTGAGTGAAGGTTTTTTAGAGCAATTTTTTGGTGGATCCTTGATGCCGATGCTCTCGCATTTTGCGGGAAGTAAAAAGATCAGTAAAGAAGAAGCTGATTTATTGCGCAAACTACTCGATGAGAATCAATCGTGA